In one Mastacembelus armatus chromosome 19, fMasArm1.2, whole genome shotgun sequence genomic region, the following are encoded:
- the fshr gene encoding follicle-stimulating hormone receptor: MMILIMLMIVMFKTTEASAPGAEVNSKLGLETNLANVRFCYQLRSGVTEIPSNISNNTKCIKVKQTQIRVIPQGALTSLLHLRKLTISENDMLESISASAFANLLQLTDIFISENVALESIGAFAFSNLPELTEITITKSKHLNFIHPDAFRNIVKLQYLTISNTGLKMFPDLSKIHSMANSFLFDLQENSHIERVPSNAFRGICTKTITEIRLTRNGIKEVASDAFNGTKMHRLFLRGNQQLTHIHPNAFVGSSELVVLDISHTALSSLPDSILGGLQKLIAESAFQLKELPPLQLFTKLHQANLTYPSHCCAFQNIHRNRSRWNSLCSHPKAQDNLHFYRDHCSNSTSITCSPTPDDFNPCEDIMSTVFLRVLIWIISVLALLGNAVVLLVLLGSRSKLTVPRFLMCHLAFADLCMGIYLVVIATVDILTRGRYYNHAIDWQMGLGCSAAGFFTVFASELSVFTLTAITLERWHTITHALRLDRKLRLRHACVIMTAGWVFSSLAALLPTVGVSSYSKVSICLPMDVESLVSQIYVVSLLLLNILAFFCVCGCYLSIYLTVRKPSSAPAHADTHIAQRMAILVFTDFVCMAPISFFAISAALKLPLITVSESKLLLVLFYPINSCSNPFLYAFFTRTFRRDFFLFAARFGLFKTRAQIYRRKNFNASTALKKSPFTGCSVSVPPKP; the protein is encoded by the exons ATGATGATTCTGATAATGTTGATGATTGTAATGTTTAAAACCACAGAAGCCTCAGCACCGGGTGCTGAGGTGAATAGTAAACTTGGGCTTGAGACCAACTTGGCCAACGTGCGTTTCTGCTACCAGCTAAGATCTGGAGTCACAGAGATTCCCTCCAACATCTCCAACAACACTAAATGCAT AAAAGTAAAGCAGACACAGATCAGAGTGATTCCCCAGGGTGCCCTCACCAGCCTCCTGCACCTCAGGaaact CACCATATCAGAAAACGACATGCTGGAGAGTATCAGCGCATCTGCCTTTGCCAACCTCCTTCAGCTCACTGATAT CTTCATCTCTGAAAATGTTGCTTTGGAGAGTATTGGAGCTTTTGCTTTCTCCAATCTCCCTGAACTCACTGAGAT AACCATAACCAAGTCAAAACACCTGAATTTCATCCATCCAGATGCATTCAGGAACATTGTGAAACTGCAGTATCT GACCATCTCCAACACCGGACTGAAAATGTTTCCAGACTTATCCAAGATCCACTCCATGGCCAACAGCTTTCTGTT CGACTTGCAGGAGAACAGTCACATAGAGAGAGTCCCCTCCAATGCCTTCAGAGGCATCTGCACTAAAACGATCACAGAGAT ACGGCTCACCAGAAATGGCATCAAGGAGGTGGCAAGTGACGCCTTCAACGGCACGAAGATGCACAGATT GTTCCTAAGAGGCAACCAACAGCTTACTCACATCCATCCCAATGCCTTTGTGGGTTCCAGTGAGTTGGTGGTACT GGACATCTCCCACACAGCTCTCAGCTCCCTGCCGGACTCCATCCTTGGTGGACTCCAGAAGCTGATCGCGGAGTCCGCCTTCCAACTGAAAGAACTTCCTCCTCTTCAACTCTTCACCAAACTGCACCAGGCTAATCTGACATATCCTTCACATTGCTGCGCCTTCcaaaacatacacagaaacag ATCCAGGTGGAACTCCTTGTGCTCGCACCCTAAGGCTCAGGATAACCTCCACTTTTACAGAGACCACTGCTCCAACTCCACCTCCATCACCTGCAGCCCAACACCAGATGATTTTAACCCCTGTGAGGACATCATGTCCACCGTGTTCCTACGCGTCCTCATCTGGATCATCTCTGTCCTCGCACTGCTGGGGAATGCAGTCGTGCTCCTGGTATTGTTAG GCAGTCGCTCTAAGCTGACTGTTCCTCGTTTCCTCATGTGTCACTTGGCCTTTGCTGACCTCTGCATGGGCATCTACCTGGTAGTCATAGCAACGGTAGACATACTTACTCGTGGCCGGTACTACAACCACGCCATAGACTGGCAGATGGGCCTGGGCTGCAGTGCTGCAGGCTTCTTTACG GTATTTGCCAGTGAGCTATCAGTGTTCACATTAACAGCAATCACCCTGGAGCGCTGGCACACCATCACACATGCTCTAAGGCTTGATCGCAAGCTTCGCCTGAGGCACGCATGTGTCATCATGACAGCAGGCTGGGTCTTCTCCTCCCTTGCTGCTTTGCTGCCCACAGTTGGGGTCAGCAGCTACAGCAAG GTCAGTATCTGTCTGCCCATGGACGTGGAGTCTCTGGTGTCACAGATCTATGTggtgtctctcctcctcctcaacatCCTGGccttcttctgtgtgtgtggctgttacCTCAGTATTTACCTGACCGTTCGCAAACCCTCATCAGCGCCAGCCCACGCCGACACCCACATAGCCCAACGCATGGCCATCCTTGTCTTCACCGACTTCGTCTGCATGGCTCCCATCTCCTTCTTTGCAATCTCAGCTGCCCTCAAGCTCCCACTCATTACTGTCTCAGAATCCAAACTCCTGCTGGTGCTCTTTTACCCGATCAACTCGTGCTCCAATCCGTTCCTTTACGCATTCTTCACCCGCACCTTCAGACGggacttttttctctttgcagctCGCTTTGGCCTGTTTAAAACCAGGGCACAGATTTACCGAA GGAAGAACTTTAATGCATCAACAGCCCTTAAAAAATCACCTTTTACAGGGTGCAGTGTCAGTGTCCCTCCAAAACCATGA